One window of Elaeis guineensis isolate ETL-2024a chromosome 11, EG11, whole genome shotgun sequence genomic DNA carries:
- the LOC105034889 gene encoding cytochrome c-type biogenesis protein CcmE homolog, mitochondrial codes for MASRILASSLRSRLSPFLRAAALHPHPSPQPLLRPDALLRHLSTAAARRHPYRPRIDVGARARQLQNRRLWTYGLTFSCVAGFVVIVLSNFQDQLVFYVTPTDALTKFAANPSKNRFRLGGLVLEGSVAHPSATSPEIEFVVTDLVTDILVCYEGSLPDLFREGHSAVVEGFIKPIAAAEDAHRLATNGPKVSEKARSGEFFFKATEVLAKHDEKYMPKEVAEALERNKKKIEAEAEAVAIEKRS; via the coding sequence ATGGCCTCTAGAATTCTCGCCTCCAGCCTTCGATCCCGCCTATCCCCTTTCCTCCGCGCCGCTGCCCTTCACCCCCACCCCTCCCCGCAGCCGCTACTGCGGCCCGACGCCCTCCTCCGCCACCTCTCCACCGCCGCCGCCAGGCGCCACCCCTACCGGCCGCGCATCGACGTCGGCGCCCGCGCTCGGCAGCTCCAGAACCGGCGCCTCTGGACCTACGGCCTCACCTTTAGCTGCGTTGCCGGATTCGTCGTCATTGTCCTCAGCAACTTCCAGGACCAGCTCGTATTCTACGTCACCCCCACCGACGCCCTCACCAAGTTCGCCGCCAACCCCTCCAAGAACCGTTTCCGCCTCGGCGGCCTCGTCCTCGAGGGCAGTGTTGCCCACCCCTCCGCCACCTCCCCCGAGATTGAGTTCGTCGTAACCGACCTCGTCACCGACATCCTCGTATGCTACGAGGGCTCCCTCCCGGACCTCTTTCGTGAGGGCCACTCCGCTGTCGTCGAGGGCTTCATAAAGCCCATCGCGGCAGCGGAGGACGCCCATCGGCTGGCGACAAACGGGCCGAAGGTGTCGGAGAAGGCGAGGAGTGGGGAGTTCTTCTTCAAGGCGACCGAGGTGCTGGCGAAGCACGACGAGAAGTACATGCCCAAGGAGGTGGCCGAGGCGCTCGAGCggaataagaaaaagattgaagcTGAGGCGGAAGCTGTTGCAATTGAGAAGAGGAGTTGA